In Pirellulales bacterium, the DNA window ATTCTTGCTGATCGAACCATTCAAGATCAGCCTGCCGATTATTGCCGCGTTTTTGACGATTATCGGTTATTCGCTGAACGATACGATCGTGATCTTCGACCGCATCCGCGAGATGCGCGGCAAGAGTCCCATCATCTCGGTCGAGCTGGCTAACTCGGCCATCAACCAAACGCTCAGCCGTACGATTCTTACCTCATTGACCGTATTCATCGTGGTTTTGATCCTGTACGTTTTTGGCGGCGAAGGCATTCATGGTTTCGCTTTCGCTTTGGTGGTGGGCGTAGTCGCCGGCTCATACAGCACCATCTACATTGCCACACCGATTGTGCTATGGATGAATCGTGCCCACGAGTCGGCGTCGTCCCGATCATTATCTGCCGGCCAGGGTGTGCCGCAGCGAACCAGTCATGCCTGATGGCCGCATAAATCCACCATCCTTTGATCGTGGCTGATCGTCGCGCGCGGCGTCGGGGATTGCGGTGGGTCTTAGTGAGGACGCCGCGGCTGCAGGTCGCTCGCAATGGGCTTTGGGATTTCCCGCGGGCAGTCCGCGACTCGCTTTGTTCCGCGGCGCGCAGGGAACGAGGCCACAAACTCACCGGCAACGGCACAAGCGGAATTCTGGCCGACTTTCTCGCGTGTCCGTACATCTGCGGACGATGCCAGGATGATGGAGCGCTCTCTCTCCCGGCCTCGTGGGCCGGTTCCGCTCTCAGGAATTCGCACGATGTCGCGCCGCACAAAAATCTTGACGATGGCGATCTTGCTCATGGCGGGCGTGGCGGCCGCGATGGTGTTTCGCAAGCAGCCGACTTCCCCCAGCGAGGCGGAGATCCCGACGGCGCCCCGCGCCGTGGCGCAGCAAGATCTGCAGCCACCGCAGGAAAAGCCGGCCCCGACATCGCATCTGACCGGTCGGATCGTCTCGGCCGATGGGTCGTCCGAGTTGCAACCCCAAGCCAGTTCGGCGGGCGGCGGGGCAAGATTTGGATTGTCGTCAGCGTCGCCCACAGGGGGTGGCTACTCGTCTCTCCGGCCCATCGGCGACGGTATGAGCGCACAAGGATTGGCTGGCAATGAAAGTTCGGCGTTTGGGGGCAACGCGCCGGGGCCGTCCTATAGCGAAGTGCGGCGCCATCGCATCGTCGACGGCGATACGTTGTCTGGCTTGGCGGTCAAATACCTGGGAAGCGCCGATCGTTACCGCGAGATCTACGAATTCAATCGCGACATCCTCTCCAGCCCAGAATTGCTCCCGATCGGCACCGAGCTGAAAATCCCGG includes these proteins:
- a CDS encoding LysM peptidoglycan-binding domain-containing protein codes for the protein MSRRTKILTMAILLMAGVAAAMVFRKQPTSPSEAEIPTAPRAVAQQDLQPPQEKPAPTSHLTGRIVSADGSSELQPQASSAGGGARFGLSSASPTGGGYSSLRPIGDGMSAQGLAGNESSAFGGNAPGPSYSEVRRHRIVDGDTLSGLAVKYLGSADRYREIYEFNRDILSSPELLPIGTELKIPGTASAISSPAPLNARPMVPVAPRGSASASPTAGAASGTYRVQRNDTLTSIARQVYGDSRRYRELLDANRNQLSRPEDLREGTTLVVP